GAATCCTCACCGCTGGGGAATGAGGGGCAAGGTCGCTTCGTTTTTCAGCTGCATGCACTAGTTGATGGATGAGCCTCTGAGCTCGGTCTGCCTTGTGAAACCTCCCCAGTCGTAGCCAGGAATGCACTGGTCAGGAACGACTGCTTCTCCGTTCTATTCTGGGCATCTGTCAGCGGCGCTCGCAGACATGTCCTTAAGTGCGTAGAGTACATTTGTCACACAGGTACAAGCACCTGACAATTTTGTATAAAGCCCTGATCTGTTTTTCTGGCTCTGTTGATAAGTGGTATTTGCATAATTTGAACGCTGCCTTAAtcgtttgttgttttttttatatatatattgttctCAGGCATCAGCAAAGTATTTTTATTGCTGTCACAATGAGTAATAATAACTAATTGCTCAATTCATTAAAAGCCCTAAACGTTATAGTTACTGAGGGTAACAGAAGATAAAAGGCTTCCTGCAagacaaactaaataaatcacTTAGAGCCTATAGCATCGTTCTACTTGCAGCAGGAGGACAACAGTCTCCAAGACAAACTCCAAAGTTAAATGGACACAAGCGAAGCCAAGTCATGGAAAGCTTCACGCAGGTTTTATGGTGTCGCAGAGAGAATCCgtgtctgtctgcactgtttgCTCTGTTCCAGTGGGAcacattgttattttgtttctcCTCCCCCCTCAAACCTTTAAGGGGTTGACACCGGTGTGTTTATGAAGTCTGATATTGGAACAGGCTCCACACATTAGGCTCAAGAGGCgctgaagcagtgtgtgtgactggaaCAATTACTGCCGATCCCGCCAGATGGAAAACACCATGTTCAGGCGCAAAGGTTAATGGCTCCATCTGTTGGAGAACAGCAGAAGTGCTGCGCcggtgtgtctgtgtctgtctgatgcatgtgtgtgtgtgtctgtgtgcgtgtgtgtgttactgacaTGCATTCCTCACATGGAGAAGACATATGCATTGGTCCCTTAGTAGATGAAATTATATAAAATGGCAATTTCATGTCCCTGGAGGATATGAGCGTGACTAATGTGATACaaatgttgtttacattcatttgaactaaaaataagaaattagcAGATGATACAGAGTCAAATGTCTCCTGTGATTGGTCCGATTGCGTAAAGAGAGAGCTCaatctgctctgctgtttacGACCAAAGGACTATTCCACAGTTTACTACTCCTTTGCCTTCttgattttcctttttgctACCTTTTTAATGCACGGCATACTCACATTTACACTATACTTACATTCCTTTGTTGTGTTACTGTCATATCATAAATGTACcacctttttcttctctccccaGTTCCTTGGAAACACAGAGGTTGAAGCCCCAAAAGGCACAGAAGTTGTAAAGGATGCAGTCAGGAAGCTGAAGGTAAAGCTGCTCCTCACAGTAAACTGTAGCCTAAAGGACAGAGCAGTGTGTCTGAGGGGAGTGGATTTGATGGGAGACTCAGAGCAGAGGAGGTGGAAGTGAGTGACAAATGCTTCCCTCCCTTATTGCTCACCAGAAAGGTGCCCTTGGAGCTTTTCAGCCTGCGAGTGTGGATGTCTTAAACTGCTTGATAAGCACAACACTTTGCTCAGTCAACCTCAGGTAGATGTGAAATCCAATAACACAGATATTTACCTGCCGTGAAACCTGTTGTTTAAGACCCTGAGCTGAAATCTTTtaactgtaacattttttttattcatatattaaCACAGTGTTTTTACTTAATAAATCTCTTAAGCTCAGGTACTTTAACATACAATGTCAGAACTCAGTGACACGTGATAAAAACACTTGACACCTCCTCGTATGAATTAGCTGATCTAATTAGATGCTTGCAGCctacatttgcatattcatgaagaaaaaaaatataacaatataatctCTTAATGCTGTGTTAAACTGTTACTGTTAATACCAGCCAAAAGTATGCTATAGAAATATATAtcaattaatatattaatgaaAGCTGCGCTAATCATTTACCATTTAAATGGAGGTTTAAATGGCTAAATGTAAAGTGGAATGTGTTGCTAACTATATCATCTGCCATTTATAATCAGGTTATTTCAGAGCTGGCTTGCCtgaaacagctgcctgttgtGTCTGGAGATGACACTGATGAGACTGAATCCACAGAATAAAGTTtcaggctgtaaaaccaaaacaagaagCTGAAAGGCACCAAAAACAGAGATGTAGAACTgatgataattctctgttgGTTTGTCATTATGAGCTCAAACTGACTGAGCGTGGGCATACAAAAAGACCAGGGTTCATGTCTCTTTATATTACCGATAGTCGATATTGGTTTTCTTTGGTTTGGACAGAGATTTCCTTGACGAAGTATCAGGGGTGGACAGTATAAAGTACATTTAGttgagtactgtacttaaatatATCTTTagagtatctgtactttacttgagtattttttttttttgaaacttattacttttactccactgaatgaattttattttataatgaaaatgctatagaccatacactgtgttaATCACAGAAGAAAAACCAATCAGAGCCAACTCCTCcgctgtcagtcatgtttgaacctgtcagtgtcgtAACGATGGCGACgtcagataaagatgaggcagaagattcttcaccagagaccaCGGTCTGACCTGACGTCTGTGTGTGAAGGTTTACAACTAAAGAAAGATTCCTTTCAATTTAaaggtttgctgtgtttaccacgaccagacttcatcactgcctAAAAAAAATTGCCATCCAACTTGAGAAAGCAATACAGAATGATACTACgatgtgttgacataaaaaaaaccctttgaatacttaagtttttttaaaagcaagatCTCCAGTACTtaaacaactttcacttgtattggagtcatatttgaccaggaCTATCTATACTTTGACTCGAGTAATGGAGCTGTGTGCTTTGTCCACCTCTGCTAAACAGTTGCCACACACAACGCCCAGGAGCATGCTGGGTGGGTCATGTTGGACttcactgacaaacagctgtatttgttgttttggttttctcattACTCAGGACAGTTCGATCAAACAAAGTAATAACAGGTAACTAAACCAGCAGCGTGAGCCTGCGAGCATGGGAACAGCTTCTTGGTAACGTGGCTGTGCTCGCTGCCTGCTGGCCTCccctctgtcttctcctgcCAAGAGTTGAGTCTGTGAGGCCACTTGCAGGGGAGGCTTGTTTTCCCAAACCCATACCTCTATTGTTACAATACATTTAATCTTGAAAGCCTGTTTGGAGACCAAGGCTCCACGGTTACTTCTGCCAGAtacactgacagtaaagacaGGCTGAATTATATTTCCAACAGATCAtgtggaggggaaaaaaaacatacatgtgtCCATGGTTTAGGTTCAGATACTGTATCACATATAAGTTATTGATGCCTGTGTGTCCTCAATCTCCATCTAAAACCTGTTTTCTCTGTGGGACTGTTCATGTTTGCATCTGCAGGTCCTGAAGAGTAACTGTCTCCAATCATAGAAGCTAAACTCAAAGCCTTACAGGGGCCTCATTACAGCTGATTATATCATTTCACTGTAACACAAAGTGTAACAGTACAGACTGTACAAAtactgcagcagctcacacacacacgtacacacacacacacacacagaaacacacactctctgtccgCACAAGCTGTGAAGAAAAATCAGACAAAGGTTTGTGCTGCAGgtttaatcttgtttttttctaattaatttttaaacctcataaacacaagcacaaccatcaaagaaagaagaaaatgttttttatgtattatttatatatttatatatatgagtgtgtgtgtgtgtgtgtatacctgcacatatacacatacaagcacaaacataccttcaaaactgaaaaataccaGCTCAACCCATCAACAGATAAAGAGTAACACATACAAACGAGGCTCTCAGACAGAGGGGAGCGTGTTGGGGAACGTTTTCTGGAGGCAAACGGGTGTGAAGTAAGTCCTGTAAAAGAATTTGAAGTTTGGTTCATGTATAGAAACTGaagaacatttttgaaaagttCCCATAACAAATCCAATCTGCACAATAACTAAATGTTATAATGTAATGTTAGGTCACGCTcccacagcagcttcaggagaTCATGAGCTGAGGAATCTGAGGACAGCAATAAGACCAATcttctttgatttttaatgcTACAGTGGAGACTTCTTTATTAAAGATTTATATTAAATTTGGAAATAATTACAGGGTATTATCAGCTTCCTGTAAGTTTCATTACATGCAGTGATACAGTGTCTCAGCTGAcagcacacacattttcactggTTATTGACCTGAACTCGCTGCCAGGTCGTGTCGGTGTTTATGCCACTTGGCAACAAAAGTGTGAAagatttaaactgttttttggCAAGGCTTGATCGAGGATGGATTTCTTGCATATTTGTTCGTATTTAACACTTCACCTTAATGATTAAATTTTACTAAACAAATTTTAACTGATGTTTAACGATAACATGCTggcaaagttgttttttttttttcccccactctcAAGAATGCGTCGGTTTGCTTTCATGGTCCACATCTTCACTGCtgtggttcagtctcactgctctcattagACAtcatttccagctgtttcctgtgAAAAAAGTACTTTGTGTTCCTTGTAAATACCTTGGCATTGACAAGATGAACTAATCaattctgtctgtttgtgactTCTCTAAAATCTGCAGTTTCAGAGGCACATCAAGAAGTCAGAGGGACAGAAGACTCCCAAAGTGGAATTGCAGATCTCCATTTATGGTGTGAAAATACTAGATCCCAAGACAAAAGTGAGTCAACATATTGAGTTTTATTGTTTGATGCCGGCGCACTGATGctaaataaagtaaatgacaAACATGTGTCTTCTGTTTTACAGGATGTGCAGCACAACTGTCAGTTACACAGGATATCTTTCTGTGCCGATGACAAAACTGATAAAAGGATATTTACTTTCATCTGCAAAGACTCTGAGTCCAACAAACACCTTTGCTATGTGTTTGACAGTGAAAAGTGTGTAAGTGTTTCCCTGTCTCTTCATTGAAACACACTTGACAGATGTTTATTGCATATGTGTCATATTTTGATCCTGTGtttccatcactctctctctaaccCGATGCAGTGTTTTGACAGTTTGTAGTTAGCATGTGTCATGTGTCAGTTCAGGTGTAAATAAGCTGCGTTGCCATGTAGGTAAatatctctgtgtctgtcacgCTGCAGGCGGAGGAGATAACTCTAACCATCGGTCAGGCCTTTGACTTGGCCTACAAGAAGTTCCTTGAGTCCGGAGGCAAAGACGTGGAAACCAGGAAACAGATTGGAAGCCTTCAGAAACGGGTGTGTCTCACATTAGTGGAGCTCGTCTGCTCTCACACGCACTTTCATTGACTTTGAAAACTTGCACCGCCACGCCTGACACgttgatatttttattaattaatgcaAGGCTTGTTTCTATTGATTGTTTTAAATCATCCAATGTGGACGATTAAGCTGTTGATGAGAGATGTCGGTAATGAATGTTAATGATAACACTCTGTAGTTACAGACTCGCTCTGTAATTGAATTACTCTGCACCCGGCGGAAAAAGTGGAGCCAACCCACTGGTTTTGTTTATATGGTGATTTATTAAgacattaataacatttttgtgtttaGCTATTTGCTAAAAGCTCAACATCAACAATGTGAACTCAACATTAACTGAACATTTATCCAAACTTTACATAATCAAAGGGGAAATGTACAAAACAATCCCAACTCAAGGTTCACTTACTAGCTTCtccagagctttcagctgtATCACACAGTCTTCAACAGCGGACAAAGTttcctcagttgtcatggagattaAACTGTTGACATGAACCCTCGGTAGCTGTTGCTGTTTCATCCAAAGCGCTATTAGGACTCCCAACACAGAAGATAAGTACTGACAAATGTGATGAAGACCATTTTGTGAAGTTGAAAGCCCTGAGGAAAGCTCATGAGTGACTCTGGAGCTGCAATCGTTTTGTCAAATTAGATATTTAAAGTTTTATGGAAAGCTGTGGGTGAGATGATGGAGGATATATCAAGAGACAGTGtaaatgtttctctgtcttcattgtttcaggatttttttccaAGTGAAGAAgaacataattttttttcttatttaattctATAAAAAGACGATACTCCCCTTAGCTGTTTTATCTACACTGTTCAGAGTTTGAATATTTATACCATTtacaatatcacaatatatgTTGAATTCACaatacaaaattacattttgtgtaGTGACAGCCATGTTATCCCCAGATGTACGTAATTTGAAATTCATAATAATGAAGGATTAAGTGTTTCTTCATGGCTGGAGAAGAAATTCTGACTTTTAAAGTTCCTtagtaaaacatttaaaaaccctttggaaaatctaaatgtattatcacaaagctgaaaaaacatttgtttgtatCAGGACATTTTGTGTTGTTAGTTTTCACAACTTCATGAAGAGAGTTTATCCATGTTGCCCAGTATATAAAGATTGTATGACAATCTCTGGAAAACTTACTAGTTAAATTGGATTTTCATTGTTACAGTCTCATTATTTCAACATCACTGCTACGGTTCATTTTGTGCTTTAACTGACTTTAATGTGGCTTCTAACAGTTACTCAACTGCTCTTGTCAATTTGCAGATTCAAGAACTGGAAACAGAAAACTCAGAGCTAAAGAAACAGCTTCAAGATCTTGAAGAACAGCTGATGATTGCTCACGTGCCACCAGTGAGGACAAactgcatggacacacacacacctcttctgTTTAGAGACTGAACAAAATATAGATCCTAAATATTAAAGCGTCTATGTAACTTCTTCTGAACGGCAGCTGTGACACTGTGGCCACAAGTGACAATTAAAGGAGAGTGTTTTATGCTACAGTGTGGGCTAACTGTAACGGGAACTGTAAGTGGAGTAGCTAAtaaagttagctaacattagacACCATGAGCTTCCGGTCATACCAGTTTCATGGTGTGGCTTTAACTGCAGTGTCTGATGTCAGTTCATTTGGAATTCAGCCCCACAAGTCAAAAGTACACAGCCACGACCACCTTTAATTATAAAAGTTGAGTGAATTGAATCTAGCAAGTTTTGAGAGTATTTTTAAGGACAGCTGGGTTTGCTGATATCGCCTCTGTGATTAAACGCACGGCCTCAGACTCAGCTTCAGAATGACCAATCCGATCTGCAGGGAGTCACCGGTGGTCTAAGCTGTGTGTGAAGCAAAGCAATTACACACCTGATTGGTCTGATGAGGAACGCGATACATTCACCGTCTCATTGGGGCAAGTGCCAGTACTCATGGCAGCCTCCTGCGAATGCAATTACCCACAGCTCTCCTTACTCTACGACACTGAATAATATTGTCCCTCTCTGGTCATTCTCTGTCTGCGatctttttctccctcagcCGCTGCACATAAACGCAGCTAATGAAGCGTACATGCTGCAGaggccctcctctctcttctggTGTCACAGCATCAAGTCGCTGTCCTGTCTGGAAATCTCCTCTGTGACACTCACTCCCATGAGCTCGCCAGAGTCCAACTTATCCGCCGGGCTACTAACTCCTCCGCCTGCCAAAcctgctctccttcctcctaAGCCTACCGAGGGATGCAGCATCCCACGGCCTCGCGT
This genomic interval from Seriola aureovittata isolate HTS-2021-v1 ecotype China chromosome 11, ASM2101889v1, whole genome shotgun sequence contains the following:
- the gulp1a gene encoding PTB domain-containing engulfment adapter protein 1 isoform X3, whose amino-acid sequence is MNRAFNRKKDKSWMHTPEALAKHYIPYNAKFLGNTEVEAPKGTEVVKDAVRKLKFQRHIKKSEGQKTPKVELQISIYGVKILDPKTKDVQHNCQLHRISFCADDKTDKRIFTFICKDSESNKHLCYVFDSEKCAEEITLTIGQAFDLAYKKFLESGGKDVETRKQIGSLQKRIQELETENSELKKQLQDLEEQLMIAHVPPPLHINAANEAYMLQRPSSLFWCHSIKSLSCLEISSVTLTPMSSPESNLSAGLLTPPPAKPALLPPKPTEGCSIPRPRAGSISMKPQSTDVFDMVPFSPVSPLVPTLASNGCPPPPPTTLPPDIRKDLFGAEPFDPFTCGAADFPPDIQSKLDEMQEGFKMGLTLEGTVFSLDPLDSRC
- the gulp1a gene encoding PTB domain-containing engulfment adapter protein 1 isoform X1, giving the protein MWSLPPRFFPVASFPSFSMYYSSCDQRALPAETDCLLTSPNLSSSCSGEQRRRGNETAGCGARTVERRGPWAFISFFYGTVRTSSTLQSGILAATQEGTQRRTFSTMNRAFNRKKDKSWMHTPEALAKHYIPYNAKFLGNTEVEAPKGTEVVKDAVRKLKFQRHIKKSEGQKTPKVELQISIYGVKILDPKTKDVQHNCQLHRISFCADDKTDKRIFTFICKDSESNKHLCYVFDSEKCAEEITLTIGQAFDLAYKKFLESGGKDVETRKQIGSLQKRIQELETENSELKKQLQDLEEQLMIAHVPPPLHINAANEAYMLQRPSSLFWCHSIKSLSCLEISSVTLTPMSSPESNLSAGLLTPPPAKPALLPPKPTEGCSIPRPRAGSISMKPQSTDVFDMVPFSPVSPLVPTLASNGCPPPPPTTLPPDIRKDLFGAEPFDPFTCGAADFPPDIQSKLDEMQEGFKMGLTLEGTVFSLDPLDSRC
- the gulp1a gene encoding PTB domain-containing engulfment adapter protein 1 isoform X4, producing the protein MHTPEALAKHYIPYNAKFLGNTEVEAPKGTEVVKDAVRKLKFQRHIKKSEGQKTPKVELQISIYGVKILDPKTKDVQHNCQLHRISFCADDKTDKRIFTFICKDSESNKHLCYVFDSEKCAEEITLTIGQAFDLAYKKFLESGGKDVETRKQIGSLQKRIQELETENSELKKQLQDLEEQLMIAHVPPPLHINAANEAYMLQRPSSLFWCHSIKSLSCLEISSVTLTPMSSPESNLSAGLLTPPPAKPALLPPKPTEGCSIPRPRAGSISMKPQSTDVFDMVPFSPVSPLVPTLASNGCPPPPPTTLPPDIRKDLFGAEPFDPFTCGAADFPPDIQSKLDEMQEGFKMGLTLEGTVFSLDPLDSRC